In a single window of the Natronosalvus caseinilyticus genome:
- a CDS encoding GNAT family N-acetyltransferase has protein sequence MPEEPQVALELLGWPPNGPTLRLHHERFSYAGKFVMSSTGKAVARARADDDEYEPEAVDAGIESADLDSSERAELPYATDVLAAVAFNEDRTDASTLWLRYVTVDRAHRGRGLGPKLVAFVRDAALERGYDRLQIAVNNPYAYDALWKADFGFTGETTGIAELVLEHPTRATTETYRRGLERFLERDLSAGERAFVEHRLEEGPPSRIDSP, from the coding sequence ATGCCCGAGGAACCGCAGGTCGCCCTCGAACTGCTCGGCTGGCCGCCCAACGGGCCCACGCTCAGGCTTCACCACGAGCGGTTCAGCTACGCGGGCAAGTTCGTGATGTCGTCGACCGGGAAAGCGGTCGCGCGCGCTCGAGCGGACGACGACGAGTACGAGCCCGAAGCCGTCGACGCAGGAATCGAGTCGGCCGATCTCGACTCGAGTGAACGCGCCGAGCTCCCCTACGCGACCGACGTCCTCGCCGCCGTCGCGTTCAACGAGGATCGGACCGACGCCTCGACGCTCTGGCTGCGGTACGTCACCGTCGACCGCGCCCACCGAGGCCGGGGGCTTGGCCCGAAACTCGTCGCCTTCGTCCGCGACGCGGCGCTCGAGCGCGGTTACGATCGACTACAGATCGCCGTCAACAATCCCTACGCGTACGACGCCCTCTGGAAGGCCGACTTCGGGTTCACCGGCGAGACCACCGGCATCGCCGAACTCGTCCTCGAGCATCCGACGCGAGCGACCACGGAGACGTATCGCCGGGGCCTCGAGCGCTTCCTGGAACGCGACCTCTCCGCGGGCGAACGCGCGTTCGTAGAGCACCGACTCGAG